The following proteins come from a genomic window of Nautilia profundicola AmH:
- a CDS encoding vWA domain-containing protein, with protein MEFLNLYAFLAFLAIPVFFLVKSKNLPFSKEVAKKIVLKGKISKKIKFYLLIAGYVLFVLALARPIINNGYITIKAPVQNLVISLDISLEMDKKDLYPNRLEFAKTKIKTLLKLLNAQNTALILFDKNSYLISPPTKDYSSLAYLLDHTDVKDLKRTPTSDIENMIASAKNLVKNPKIVIFTSNPYIPKSNNIFVYFCSKQPLEGENIFNASYSNENLKQLAKLLNASKSKEIKIKDKTELFYYPLAMGILILFFVIFFPIRRIK; from the coding sequence ATGGAATTTCTAAATTTATATGCGTTTTTAGCATTTTTGGCAATACCTGTTTTCTTTTTGGTAAAAAGTAAAAACCTTCCTTTTTCAAAAGAAGTGGCAAAAAAAATTGTCCTAAAAGGTAAAATATCCAAAAAAATTAAATTTTATTTATTGATTGCAGGCTATGTTTTATTCGTTTTGGCTCTGGCAAGACCTATTATAAACAACGGATACATTACCATCAAAGCCCCTGTGCAAAATCTTGTAATATCACTGGATATAAGTCTTGAAATGGATAAAAAAGACTTGTACCCGAACAGACTTGAATTCGCCAAAACAAAAATCAAAACACTTCTTAAACTTTTAAACGCACAAAACACGGCTTTGATTTTATTTGATAAAAACTCATACCTGATATCGCCTCCGACCAAAGATTACTCTTCTCTTGCGTATCTTCTTGACCATACAGACGTAAAAGATTTAAAAAGAACGCCCACAAGCGATATCGAAAACATGATAGCGTCTGCTAAAAATTTGGTTAAAAATCCGAAAATCGTTATTTTTACTTCCAATCCGTATATACCTAAAAGTAACAATATTTTCGTATATTTCTGTTCAAAACAGCCTTTAGAGGGTGAAAATATATTTAATGCAAGTTATTCAAACGAAAATCTTAAACAGTTAGCCAAATTGTTAAACGCCAGCAAAAGTAAAGAAATCAAAATCAAAGACAAAACCGAACTTTTCTATTATCCTTTGGCAATGGGTATCCTGATTTTATTTTTTG
- a CDS encoding vWA domain-containing protein produces the protein MSFEYPLFLIIPVLYLILKYFFSSEDDRIIFPNAHIFQKSKNRFSLLEFFIIFFLSVALASPVKSKIITNTHKKGYNIVIDLDTSGSMAEFNKIDAAKAVSLDFAKKRKNDALGLVVFGNIAYIASPLTFDKKTFEDILKRIYVSIAGGKTAIYDALFLSSNLFKNANGEKIIILLTDGMDNMSITPLDVVIKKLKKEHIKVYSIAIGGDADLSVLKKISKETNGKFYIASSLEDLKKIYSDINKLTKSNIKSNIQILNEYYFSYPLFLALILFLIYLYQYRKNIWNF, from the coding sequence ATGAGCTTCGAATATCCTCTGTTTTTAATAATTCCTGTTTTATATTTAATATTAAAATATTTTTTCAGCTCCGAAGATGACAGAATCATTTTTCCAAACGCTCATATTTTTCAAAAATCCAAAAACAGGTTTTCTCTTTTGGAATTTTTTATTATTTTCTTTTTATCCGTAGCTTTAGCATCTCCGGTAAAAAGTAAAATCATCACAAACACCCATAAAAAAGGTTACAATATCGTAATAGACCTTGATACAAGCGGATCTATGGCCGAATTTAACAAAATCGACGCGGCTAAAGCCGTGAGTTTGGATTTCGCCAAAAAAAGAAAAAACGACGCGTTGGGACTTGTCGTTTTCGGGAATATCGCATACATAGCATCGCCCCTTACATTTGATAAAAAAACGTTTGAAGATATATTAAAAAGAATTTACGTATCAATCGCCGGAGGAAAAACCGCCATATACGATGCGCTCTTTTTATCATCAAACCTTTTTAAAAACGCAAACGGTGAAAAAATAATAATTTTACTTACAGACGGAATGGACAATATGAGTATTACACCTCTTGATGTGGTAATAAAAAAACTAAAAAAAGAGCATATAAAGGTTTACTCAATAGCAATCGGTGGAGATGCGGATTTGAGTGTACTTAAAAAAATATCGAAAGAAACAAACGGTAAATTTTATATAGCATCTTCACTTGAGGATTTGAAAAAAATTTACAGCGATATCAATAAACTGACAAAATCCAATATAAAATCAAATATACAGATATTAAACGAATACTATTTTTCCTATCCACTGTTTTTAGCACTGATACTGTTTTTGATATATCTATACCAATATAGGAAAAACATATGGAATTTCTAA